A part of Kitasatospora acidiphila genomic DNA contains:
- a CDS encoding questin oxidase family protein: protein MDSTGTLDEALQRLHGSGPERRGRLTNHAPMVVEALAAHGQAGAVHRWLDLYARKLEEFPVGSEPVTVANWWAALGDPSRAADWIGYFEGELAERSWQEVLGEWWPRLLPGMYGGSTHPVIRVGHAVRTLLLGERSEPRLAELAHGLGYWAARHHPVVGVAQLPGADSAVAALDAVRPLGERTGTFPARLERVTGLPVWAAAVTDPQQAHDRLAELVAAATHRYATHGHGEETMLVHAATAPNAVLRTLPALPQHLWVPSLRAAWTASAAVTAMYAPDAPVAYTPPGSLTAEEVLERALAHGDEHVIKLTDTALDVGDEQALAAALRSIELSEPLT, encoded by the coding sequence ATGGATTCCACAGGCACCCTCGACGAAGCGCTCCAGCGGTTGCACGGTTCGGGGCCGGAGCGGCGCGGGCGGTTGACCAACCATGCGCCGATGGTGGTGGAGGCCCTCGCCGCGCACGGGCAGGCGGGTGCGGTGCACCGGTGGCTCGACCTGTACGCGCGCAAGTTGGAGGAGTTCCCGGTCGGCAGTGAGCCGGTGACGGTGGCCAACTGGTGGGCGGCGCTCGGTGATCCGAGCCGGGCGGCGGACTGGATCGGGTACTTCGAGGGTGAGCTCGCCGAGCGGTCCTGGCAGGAGGTGCTCGGTGAGTGGTGGCCGCGGCTGCTCCCCGGCATGTACGGCGGCTCGACGCACCCGGTGATCCGGGTGGGCCATGCGGTGCGCACCCTGCTGCTCGGTGAGCGGAGCGAGCCGCGGCTGGCCGAACTCGCCCACGGGCTCGGGTACTGGGCCGCCCGCCACCACCCGGTGGTGGGCGTCGCCCAACTGCCCGGCGCCGACAGCGCGGTGGCCGCCCTGGACGCCGTGCGGCCGCTCGGCGAACGTACCGGCACCTTCCCCGCGCGGCTTGAGCGCGTCACCGGGCTGCCGGTGTGGGCGGCGGCGGTCACCGACCCGCAGCAGGCACACGACCGCCTCGCCGAGCTGGTGGCGGCGGCAACGCACCGGTACGCCACCCACGGCCATGGCGAGGAGACGATGCTCGTCCACGCGGCCACCGCCCCCAACGCCGTGCTGCGCACCCTGCCCGCGCTCCCGCAGCACCTCTGGGTGCCGAGCCTGCGGGCCGCCTGGACGGCCAGCGCAGCCGTGACCGCGATGTACGCCCCGGACGCACCCGTGGCGTACACCCCGCCGGGCAGCCTCACCGCCGAGGAGGTGCTCGAACGGGCGCTGGCGCACGGCGACGAGCACGTCATCAAGCTGACCGACACCGCCCTCGACGTCGGCGACGAGCAGGCCCTGGCGG